Genomic DNA from Peribacillus simplex:
GCGATGGCGGTGCTTGCCGATGCATTCTATGGCCATCCGACTCAAAAGATGCGCTTGATCGGAATTACAGGTACGAATGGAAAGACGACGACCAGTCACTTATTGGAAAAGATTTTCGAGGATCGACAAGAAAAAACAGGCTTGATTGGCACGATGTATACAAAAATTGCCGATACGGTGTATGAAACTAAGAATACGACGCCAGATAGCGTTACGCTGCAGAAGGCATTTCATGAAATGGTCGAAGCATCCGTTACCACTGCCATTATGGAAGTTTCATCGCATGCACTTGAGCTTGGACGCGTCCATGGCTGTGATTATGATATTGCCGTCTTTACGAATCTCACACAAGATCATTTGGATTTTCATAAAACCATGGACAGATACAGGCAAGCAAAATCCTTGTTTTTCTCACAGCTCGGCAATGCTTACATAGAAAATCGTCCAAAATATGCTGTACTTAATGCTGATGATGAGGCAACAGCTGATTTCATTAAAGCGACTGCTGCTACAGTCGTGACATACGGCATAGACAAAGAAGCAGATATCAGGGCCAAGGATATACAAATTGATGCAAATGGCACATCGTTCACCTTGACAACAGGTAAAGAAGAGCGTTACATTCAGCTGAAGCTAATTGGTAAATTCAGTGTTTATAATGTTCTCTCTGCCATCTCTGCTGCTTTGTGCGCCGGTAACGATCTAGATGAGACAATAAGATCCATCGAGGATATAAAAGGTGTCGCAGGCCGTTTTGAGCTCATTACAGCGAATCAGGACTTCCCTGTCATTGTTGACTATGCCCATACTCCGGACAGTTTAGAAAATGTTCTAAAGACTGTTGGTGAGTTTGCCAGAAAGAAAATTTTCGTGATAGTGGGCTGCGGCGGGGACCGAGACAAGACAAAGCGTCCCATCATGGCCGAAATTGCATGCAGCTTGGCGACTGACCCGATCTTCACTTCGGATAATCCGCGCAGTGAAGATGCTGCCCAGATCCTCCGGGATATGGAAGCTGGTGTAGTGGGCAAGGAATATACGGTTATTGAAGACCGCAGGCAGGCGATAGTTTACGCTGTTTCCAAGGCGGAAGAGGGCGACGTTATATTAATAGCCGGAAAAGGTCATGAAACCTATCAATTGGTCGGTGACGAAGTGCTTCACTTCGATGACCGTGAAGAAGCGGAAAAGGCGATTCAAAGTCGTTTGGGTTCAGTTTGAACCAAAGCTGAAATTGCCATGGAACAATTAAGAAAAGACATCAAGCAGATTTTATATTTGAATTGTGTTAGGAATGAGGGAGTAAGGAATGTTGGAACAAGTGATTTTTTATACGATTTTGGTGGCGTTTTTAGTAACCGTTCTTCTTTCGCCGATTTTCATCCCGTTTTTAAGAAGATTGAAATTCGGGCAAAGTATTAGGGAAGAAGGCCCACAATCGCATCTGAAGAAAACGGGAACACCCACCATGGGCGGTTTGGTCATATTATTATCCGTCACCATCGCTACACTAGTCATGACTTTGAAATTTTCGGCACCTTCAACCGAAACGTATTTATTATTATTCGTTACCTTAGGTTTTGGTTTATTAGGTTTCCTGGATGATTTCATCAAAGTGGTCATGAAGCGAAACCTAGGATTGACTTCCAAGCAAAAACTGCTTGGACAAATTGTGATTTCTGTCATCTTTTACTTCGTCTTTAAGCAGACAGACCGTTTTAATCCTGAATTGACGATTCCAGGTACTGATTTTGCTTTTGATTTTGGCTGGTTTTATCTGTTTATCGTTATTTTCTGGCTCGTAGGTTTTTCGAATGCCGTCAATTTGACGGATGGGCTTGATGGACTTGTCTCAGGAACATCAGCCATTGCTTTTGGTGCTTTTGCCATTTTGGCCTGGAGTCAGTCACAATATGATGTCGCTATTTTTTCTGTGGCGGTTGTCGGTGCGGTACTCGGGTTTTTGGTATTCAATGCACATCCGGCAAAGGTTTTCATGGGGGATACGGGTTCCTTGGCCCTTGGGGGAGCGATCGCAACCATCGCCTTGTTAACGAAGCTTGAAATCCTCCTGGTGATCATCGGCGGAGTCTTCGTGATTGAGACGCTCTCGGTCATCCTGCAGGTAGGATCTTTTAAAACGACTGGTAAACGTATTTTTAAAATGAGTCCGCTTCACCACCATTATGAGCTTTCCGGCTGGTCGGAATGGCGCGTCGTCGTGACTTTCTGGACAGTGGGGCTGCTGTGTGCGGTACTCGGAATCTATTTAGAGGTGTGGATATAATTGAAAGAGACTGCAAAGTATTCAGAGAAAAAGATATTAGTATTGGGTTTGGCAAAAAGCGGAGTGATCGCAGCTTCGCTTCTACATAAATTAGGTGCTTTCGTGACGGTTAATGACATGAAGCCATTATCGGAAAATCCTGAGGCTCAAGGACTTCTTGAACAGGGAATCAAAGTCATCTGCGGCAGTCATCCGATCGAGCTTCTTGATGAGGGTTTCGAGCTGATCGTGAAAAACCCGGGAATCCCCTATCGGAATCCAATCGTAAAAGGGGCATTGGAAAAAGGGATCCCTGTTATCACGGAAGTTGAACTGGCCTATCAGATAAGTGAAGCACCTTTCATAGGGATCACTGGTACAAATGGGAAAACGACCACGACAACATTGATATACGAAATGTTGAAGGCCGGTGAAAAATCCCCGCTGATTGCCGGTAATATCGGGACAGTGGCCTCTGGAGTTGCTGAAAATGCAAAACCCGATGACTCGATCGTCATTGAATTATCATCATTTCAGCTAATGGGAATAGACGAATTTCGACCTGAAATCTCAATCGTGACGAATTTGTATGATGCACATTTGGATTATCACAGTTCCAAACAGGAATATGTCGAAGCGAAG
This window encodes:
- a CDS encoding UDP-N-acetylmuramoyl-L-alanyl-D-glutamate--2,6-diaminopimelate ligase, producing the protein MKLHKLLSYLHSLFTYEGENPEITSIENDNRKVIDGSLFVCIKGYTVDGHDFAQLAVEHGAAAVIAERPLDLDVPVIVVRDSSRAMAVLADAFYGHPTQKMRLIGITGTNGKTTTSHLLEKIFEDRQEKTGLIGTMYTKIADTVYETKNTTPDSVTLQKAFHEMVEASVTTAIMEVSSHALELGRVHGCDYDIAVFTNLTQDHLDFHKTMDRYRQAKSLFFSQLGNAYIENRPKYAVLNADDEATADFIKATAATVVTYGIDKEADIRAKDIQIDANGTSFTLTTGKEERYIQLKLIGKFSVYNVLSAISAALCAGNDLDETIRSIEDIKGVAGRFELITANQDFPVIVDYAHTPDSLENVLKTVGEFARKKIFVIVGCGGDRDKTKRPIMAEIACSLATDPIFTSDNPRSEDAAQILRDMEAGVVGKEYTVIEDRRQAIVYAVSKAEEGDVILIAGKGHETYQLVGDEVLHFDDREEAEKAIQSRLGSV
- the mraY gene encoding phospho-N-acetylmuramoyl-pentapeptide-transferase, translated to MLEQVIFYTILVAFLVTVLLSPIFIPFLRRLKFGQSIREEGPQSHLKKTGTPTMGGLVILLSVTIATLVMTLKFSAPSTETYLLLFVTLGFGLLGFLDDFIKVVMKRNLGLTSKQKLLGQIVISVIFYFVFKQTDRFNPELTIPGTDFAFDFGWFYLFIVIFWLVGFSNAVNLTDGLDGLVSGTSAIAFGAFAILAWSQSQYDVAIFSVAVVGAVLGFLVFNAHPAKVFMGDTGSLALGGAIATIALLTKLEILLVIIGGVFVIETLSVILQVGSFKTTGKRIFKMSPLHHHYELSGWSEWRVVVTFWTVGLLCAVLGIYLEVWI